A portion of the Lolium rigidum isolate FL_2022 chromosome 1, APGP_CSIRO_Lrig_0.1, whole genome shotgun sequence genome contains these proteins:
- the LOC124684867 gene encoding probable O-methyltransferase 2 isoform X2, with the protein MASNTIEMPTDAELLQAQADLWRHSLYYLTSMGLRCAVELEIPTTIHHLGGVTSLPDLMSALSLPSVKMPFLGRLMRVLVTSGVFAADNSESGEELYRLTPLSRVLVHGVVADEHHSQKYFVLGVTSPHYTEAALGLADWFKKDTEPPVPSPFEDRYGVPLFDEKTALLDKELDDVVNKGLAAHDNLGIATILRECGDIFKGVESLTDCCGGDGTTARALVKAYPHLKCTVLDLPKVIEKAPAHDVIDFVAGDLFHTVPPSQAVMLKLVLHFWSDEDCVKILSQCRKAIPSREEGGKVIIIEIVVEPSLGPIMFEAQLLFDMLMMVNTRGGQRDEKHWRELFMQAGFTEYKIVKKLGARSVIEVYP; encoded by the exons atggCGTCTAATACCATAGAGATGCCCACCGACGCTGAGCTGCTGCAGGCACAAGCTGACCTGTGGCGCCACAGCCTCTACTACCTCACGTCCATGGGACTTCGGTGCGCCGTCGAGCTTGAGATCCCGACTACCATCCACCACCTCGGCGGGGTGACTTCGCTGCCCGACCTGATGTCTGCGCTGTCCCTTCCCTCGGTTAAGATGCCGTTTCTCGGCCGCCTCATGCGCGTGCTCGTCACGTCGGGTGTCTTCGCAGCCGACAACTCCGAGTCCGGCGAGGAGCTGTACCGCCTCACCCCACTGTCCCGCGTGCTGGTGCACGGTGTCGTCGCCGACGAGCACCACAGCCAGAAGTACTTCGTGCTCGGTGTCACCTCGCCGCATTACACGGAGGCGGCGTTGGGGCTGGCCGACTGGTTCAAGAAGGACACCGAGCCACCGGTACCGTCGCCCTTCGAGGACAGGTATGGTGTGCCACTCTTTGATGAGAAGACGGCACTCCTTGACAAGGAGCTTGACGACGTTGTGAACAAAGGCTTGGCTGCCCATGACAACTTGGGGATTGCCACCATACTGCGTGAGTGCGGTGACATCTTTAAGGGGGTCGAGTCTCTGACTGACTGTTGCGGTGGTGATGGAACCACGGCAAGGGCCCTCGTCAAGGCTTACCCGCACCTCAAATGCACTGTGCTAGACCTCCCGAAGGTGATCGAGAAAGCCCCAGCTCATGACGTCATTGACTTTGTTGCCGGTGACCTCTTCCACACCGTCCCACCATCTCAAGCTGTGATGCTCAAG CTTGTGCTTCACTTTTGGAGTGATGAGGATTGTGTGAAGATCCTATCCCAGTGTAGGAAGGCCATTCCTTCACGCGAGGAGGGAGGGAAGGTAATAATCATTGAAATCGTGGTTGAACCTTCCTTAGGACCAATAATGTTTGAGGCCCAACTCTTGTTTGATATGCTCATGATGGTGAACACAAGAGGAGGTCAACGTGATGAAAAGCACTGGCGTGAGCTATTCATGCAGGCTGGGTTCACAGAATACAAAATTGTGAAGAAACTGGGAGCTCGATCCGTCATCGAGGTCTACCCGTAA